In one Scyliorhinus canicula chromosome 3, sScyCan1.1, whole genome shotgun sequence genomic region, the following are encoded:
- the LOC119963480 gene encoding ubiquitin-conjugating enzyme E2 N-like yields MAGLPRRIVKETQRLMAEQVPGIQAEADEANVRYFHVVIARPQDSPFEGGNFKLELFLPEEYPMAAPKVRFVTKIYRPNVDKLGSLCLDILKDEWSPALQIRTVLLSIQALLSAPNPDDPLANDVAEQWKNSESQAIEIARAWTKLYATSG; encoded by the coding sequence ATGGCTGGGCTTCCGCGGCGCATTGTGAAGGAGACACAGCGACTGATGGCAGAGCAAGTGCCAGGAATCCAGGCTGAAGCCGATGAGGCCAACGTTCGATACTTCCACGTGGTGATTGCCAGGCCCCAGGACTCGCCCTTCGAAGGTGGCAATTTCAAACTGGAGCTCTTCCTGCCTGAGGAGTACCCCATGGCAGCCCCCAAAGTCCGCTTCGTCACCAAGATCTATCGCCCCAATGTGGACAAGCTGGGCAGTCTCTGCCTGGACATCCTGAAAGACGAGTGGTCTCCCGCTCTGCAGATCAGGACAGTCCTTCTCTCCATCCAAGCTTTACTCAGTGCGCCCAACCCTGATGACCCACTGGCCAATGACGTGGCGGAACAGTGGAAAAACAGCGAATCACAGGCAATAGAGATCGCCCGGGCATGGACTAAATTGTACGCGACGAGTGGTTAA